A single genomic interval of Daucus carota subsp. sativus chromosome 1, DH1 v3.0, whole genome shotgun sequence harbors:
- the LOC135150808 gene encoding uncharacterized protein LOC135150808, with the protein MANNSNNFSVRSVLEKDKLTGTNFLDWQRNLRIVLKQERKLYVIDIPRPTPLAEGSTRAQHTAYQKHIDDDTDVQCLMLATMSAELQKQHENMDSYDMIEHLKRMFEGQARQERFDTFKSLNACKQGERDPVGPHVLKMIGYIDYLEKLGAPIGPEHQIDLILQSLNNNYSQFVMNYNMNEINKNPAELLAMLKTAETNIQKVSPTPILMVNKGKAKGKGKWKGKKKMGSNSNANPKPGPTKALKPKGGVQKDGDCHYCKKPGHWKRNCHAYLEDLKKKKAAAASDSGTTGK; encoded by the exons atggcaaataattcaaacaacttctctgtacgatcagtccttgagaaggacaagctgacaggaaccaacttccttgactggcaaaggaatttgaggattgtcctcaaacaagagcgcaagctctatgtcatagatattcctcgccctacacctctcgctgaaggatcaacccgtgctcagcatactgcttatcagaagcatatcgatgatgacacggatgttcaatgtctcatgttagcgaccatgagtgctgaacttcagaaacaacatgagaatatggattcttatgatatgattgagcaccttaagcgtatgtttgagggacaggctcgtcaggagaggtttgatactttcaaatctttgaatgcttgtaagcagggtgaacgtgatccggtaggaccgcatgttctgaagatgatagggtatattgattatcttgaaaaattgggtgccccgattggtcctgagcaccaaattgatctgatcttgcaatctctaaacaataactattctcagtttgtaatgaattacaatatgaatgagataaacaagaaccccgccgaattgttggcaatgttgaaaactgctgaaaccaacattcagaaggtgtcccctactcccatattgatggtgaataaggggaaggccaaaggaaagggtaaatggaaaggcaagaagaagatgggatCTAATTCTAATGCCAATCCGAAACCTGGTCCGACTAAGGCCTTGAAACCGAAAGGTGGTGTTCAGAAGGATGGTGATTGTCACTATTGCAAGAAACCAGGTCATTGGAAGAGGAActgtcatgcttatttggaggatctgaagaagaagaaggctgctgccgcttctgattcag GAACTACAGGGAAGTAG